One region of Daphnia pulicaria isolate SC F1-1A chromosome 7, SC_F0-13Bv2, whole genome shotgun sequence genomic DNA includes:
- the LOC124350169 gene encoding cuticle protein 18.6-like — protein sequence MKLVILYALLAAVAASPIPQTNYAPTPKTAEYTRQPYSFSWSVFDKPSFQEYSHSESSDGKVTTGSYRVYLPDGRIQTVTYTADAKNGYRADVKYENFSKTGTWIPGAIGFQVVGRS from the exons ATGAAG CTCGTCATCCTCTATGCTCTTCTCGCCGCAGTGGCAGCTTCTCCAATCCCGCAGACCAACTATGCGCCAACCCCCAAAACCGCCGAATAC ACTCGCCAGCCGTACAGTTTCTCCTGGTCAGTTTTTGACAAACCGTCGTTCCAAGAATACTCCCATTCGGAGAGCAGCGACGGAAAAGTGACCACCGGCTCTTATCGCGTTTACCTTCCGGATGGACGCATCCAGACCGTCACCTACACGGCCGACGCAAAGAACGGTTACAGAGCCGACGTCAAGTAcgaaaatttttccaaaaccGGAACGTGGATCCCCGGCGCCATTGGATTTCAAGTTGTCGGCCGTTCATAA